The DNA window GGCACCCGAGGAAGTGCTCGCCGTCGCATCCGAGGTCACCGGCACCGTGACCGACGACGGTCTCTCTCAGCTCCTGAGGAGCATTTCGGGTTAACATCGTCCAAAGCTCTGTGCCTGCACGTCGTTTCCGGTGCGCACGGGGCGTCGGGGCGTGCCGGTTCCACCGGTCTCCTCCCGCGTCGCTGCAGCCCGGTCCGCCCGGGTTGGAGCCAGCCCTGTTCCTGAGATGAGAGCGAGATCCATGACCCGCCACGCCGACGCGTCCAAAGCGCGCGCCGCCGTCCGTCACGGCAGGCTCCGCAAGTCGAACCCGTTCGCCACCGTCGCGAAGGTGATCGCCGCGACGGCCGCCGTCGTGGGTGTGAGCGGCATCGCGGTCGCCGGTGTGGCCGCGCTCGACCTCGCCAACAGCGTGAAGCCGGTCGCGCACCTCGACAACGAGACGCCCGGCGCTCCGCCGCCCAACATCGGCGCGATCGAGGGTGGCGTCAACCTCCTCCTCGTCGGCAGCGACTCGGGTGACGGCAACGAGGCGTACGGCGAACGCGACGAGAACCTCAACGACGTCACGATCCTCATGCACATCTCCGCCGACCACTCGAGCGCGACGGTCGTCAGCTTCCCGCGCGACATGTACGTGCCCATCGGCGACTGCGCGAACGGCGGCAACGGCCGCGACAAGATGAACACGGCCCTCATGTACGGCGGTGCCGACGGCGGGCTGGCCTGCGCCGTGTCCACCGTCGAGGGCATCACCGGCCTCTCCATCCCCTTCGCCGCGCAGATCGGCTTCGACGGCGTCATCTCGATGTCGAACGCCGTCGGCGGTGTCCCGGTGTGCGTCACCGAACCGCTGAACGACGCCTGGAGCGGCATCAACCTCGACGTCGGCACCCACGACCTCTCCGGCGCGTCCGCGCTCGCCTTCCTCCGCTCGCGCCATGGCGTCGGCGACGGCAGCGACCTGTCGCGCATCTCGAACCAGCAGGTCTTCCTGTCCTCGCTCGTCCGCACGCTGAAGAGCAGCGAGACGCTGTCCGACCCGATCAAGCTCTACTCGATCGCCCGGGCCGCGTTGAAGAACGTGACCCTGTCGAACAGCCTGAACAACATCGACACGATGGTGTCGATCGCAGCAGCGCTGAAGGACATCCCGCTCGACCGGGTGGCGTTCGTCCAGACGCCGACCGCCACGGTCGAGGGCGGCGTCGAGGCGACCTCCGATGCCGACGTCCTGTGGACGGCCTTGCAGAGCGACCAGGCGGTCGCGCTGTCGGCGACCGGCAAGTACGTCGTCACCGACCCGAACGCCCCCGTCACGCCCGATCCTGCGGCGACCGATGCGGCTGCCGATCCCGCTGCGCCGGTCGACCCGGCGGCTGCAGGTCCGGTGGCGCTGCCCGACACGATCACGGGCCAGAACGCGGCACAGAACACCTGCACGGCCGGTCGTCCCGAGGAAGACCAGTAGTCACCGGGTGATCGGATGGGGCCGCTTCGCCGCTGGCCCCATCCGATACACTCGATCCTGGTCGGCCGCAGCGTCATGGCGGGCGATCGACCATCAGGAGGGCTGTCCGAGCGGCCGATGGAGCCAGTCTTGAAAACTGGTGGGCAGAAATGTCTCGTGGGTTCGAATCCCACGCCCTCCGCACTCCTTCGCCACACCGTTTCGCACTGTTCTCCACACCCGGATCGGTTGGCCTCGCCGTCGGCTCCGGGGTATCCGGCTGTGCGCTGCACATGCTCCCGTGGTTGAATCGACGAATGCCCCCGCATTCGCCCGACATCGACGAGCCCGCCGGCGACCCCGCGGCTCGACGCACGGCAGACCGTGGGCCACGCCCGAAGAAGCTCGCGACCATCGCCAGACACGGCCGTCTGAAGCGTTCGAGCCCGGTGGCGACGGGCCTGAAGATCCTCGCCTCGACCCTCGCCGTCGCCCTCGTGAGCGGTGGCATCGTCGCCGGTATCGCGCTGTGGGACGTCGCCGCGACGGTGAAACCCGGTGTCGCGCTCGTCGACGCGCAGGGTGAGACGGTCACCGACCTCCCCGCGATCGGCGCCTACCCGGGCGGCGTGAACCTCCTCATCGTCGGCAGCGACTCCCGCGAGGGCCAGGATGAACGGTTCATCGATCCTGAGGTCGAGGCGACGGGCAACCTCAACGACGTCACCATGCTCGTGCACATCTCCGAGGACCACAGCAACGCGACGGTCGTCAGCTTCCCTCGCGACATGTTCGTCTCCATCCCCTCCTGCCCCGACCCGACCGGGGGCTCGTTCGACTCGATGAGTCGGCAGAAGATCAACACCTCGCTCAGCTACGGCGGCCTCGCCTGCACCGCGCTGACGGTGTCGCAGCTCACCGGCCTCGAGATCCCGTTCGCCGCCGAGGTGCAGTTCAGTGGGGTGATGGCGATGTCGACCGCGCTCGGCGGGGTGACGGTGTGCGTCGCAGACCCCATCGAGGACGAGTACACGAACACCTTCCTGTCAGCTGGCGAGCACACGCTCGAAGGGTACGAGGCGCTCCAGTTCCTCCGCACCCGTCACGGCGTCGGCGACGGCAGCGATCTCAGCCGGATCAGCAACCAGCAGGTGTTCCTGTCGGCGATGATGCAGCAGGTGAAGAGCGCCGAGACGCTGACGAACCCCGCCATCCTCTATTCGCTGGCGAAGGCGGCGGCGCAGAACATGCAGCTGTCCGACAGCCTGACGAGTCTCGACACGATGATCGCGATCGCCATGACGCTGCGCGAGGTCGACCTGTCGAACATCGCGTTCGTGCAGTACCCGAACGAGGCCGTCGAGGGTGGTGTCGAGCCGATCGACGACGCCGCGACCGCCCTGTTCGCGGCACTCGCGAACGATCAGCCCATCCAGCTCACAGGTGCCACGGGTGCCGGTGCGGTCGCGAACCCGGCCGACCCTGCTCCCGCAGACCCGGCGGAGGGTGCCGATGCCGGCGCCGACCCGGCGGCGACGGCTCCGCCCGCGGATGCGACCGACACCTCGGCCGGTGCCGTCGTCCTGCCCTCGTCCGTGCAGGGCCAGACCGCCGACCAGCGGACCTGCTCCCGGGGCCGGACCCTCGAGGACCAGTAGTCCTCAGCGCCGGTCCCTGTCCTTCGACAGGCTCAGGAACCGGCATGCGTGCCGTCGCGCAGCCGATCGGGCCGGGGGATTCGTCTCCACGCCCATCTCCGGTTATGCTGGTCGTCGTGCGTCCGTTCGCGAGCGCACATGGAGACGTCGCATAGTTCGGCCTAGTGCACCACCCTGCTAAGGTGGAGTCCCCGTAAGGGGACCGCGGGTTCAAATCCCGCCGTCTCCGCACTGGATCTTCAGCTCGAAACCCTCGCCTCGGCGGGGGTTTCTGCGTTACACGACGCTTGTCGGAGGTGCCAGCGCGGTGCGCCGACGTCACCGCGCCCCTGGTGCGTGAGCGCACCCCTCCGGAGACCCGCGCTCGCGAGTGTGACCCGCGCTCACGTCAGCGCACCGCGTTGGGCAACCCGGCAGGTGTCGGGTGGGGGTGGGTCAGGCGGTGTGGCGGAGCTCGCCGTGGTGGCGGAGTTCACGGAGGATCGCGAACGATCCGGCGTATCGCTCCTCGGTGAGCGTGCCGAGTGCGGCGATCGTCCCTCGGTCGAGGCCGGAGCGGACGGCGACGGCCTGCAGCTCACGACGGGAGAGGGGGAACTCCACGGTCCTGAGGAGGCTCTTGAGGTCGGTGCAGGCAGCGGTCGCCGGTGGTTCCGCCGCGGCTGGGTGAGGTCTGGCTTCCATGTCCACATTGTCGGTACGGCCCCCCGAAAAGGCGACAGCACGGCTCGGTTCTGGCGCGAGAGGACGCTAGCCTGACGTGAAATGATGCGAGGGAGCCGCGCCATGCCTGAGGATCGCGACGACACGCCGCCGCCGACCGACCTCGCCGCCGCCGCGGTCGCCCTCCTGAGCCGTCCGCTGCCGACCTTCGTCACCGAACGGAAGCGGCTCGCCACCACAGCGCGCGAGCACGGTGACACCGATCTCGCCACCGCGATCCTCGCGCTCCGGAAACCGTCGGTCGCCGCCTGGGCGCTCAACGTGCTGGCCGCCCACCAGCCGACAGCCCTGGACGAGCTCGAGCACCTCGGCGCGGAGCTCGCCACGGCCCAGGGCGCAGGCGACGCAGCAGTACTCCGTTCGCTCGGCGCCGACCGGCGCGCCCTTGTCGCGCGGCTCGTCGACACCACCGTCGCGGCGGCCGCTGAGGAGGGCGCGACGCTCTCGTCGACGGTCGTCGAGACGGTGCGCCAGAGCCTGCAGGCCGCGAGCGCCGATGCTGAGTTGGTCGCGCAGCTCTCGACCGGACGGCTGACCGACGCTCCGACCTCGAGCGGTTCGGGGTGGGGTGGCGTCGTCGGCGGCCCCGGCGCGCGACGCGACGACGACGCCGAGGTCTCGGAGGAGCGCGGTCGCCAGACGCAGGGTGACGCTCCGGACGCCGATGATCGCCGCCGACGGCTCCTCGAACGGCTCGACGCGGCCGAACACGAGGCGGAGCTCGCGGAGGGCGCGAGCGAGGAGGCGAACTCGCTCCTCGACGACGCCGCAGTTCGCCGCGCCGACCTGCTCCGCGATCGCGAAGACCTCGCCCGCCGGCTGGACGAGCTGGATGCCGAGCTCACCGACGCCGCTCGCGAACTGGCTCGCCGACAGCGTGAGGCCGATCGCGCGCAGCGTTCCCTGGATGCGGCCCGCGAGGAGACGGGCCGCCTCCGCGCCGCACTCGACGAGTGACCCCGCCGGGCTCCGGTCGGCCGATGCCCAGTGGTCCGCCGGGAAGCGGCTCGCGCACCGCGACATCCCGGCGACCACGGACACCCGGCACGCGCCTAGACTCACCGTGTGGGTGAAGTGCGACAACCGGAAGCAGTCTGGCAGCAAGGGACACAGCAGTTGGAAGCGGAGCGTTCCGAGCGGATGCCGGTGCTCGGGGACGTGCAGCAGCACGATCGCCTGACCCTCGTCGCACCGGATCTCGCGTGCACGATCTGCTCCGCCGCGCTCGTGCTCGGCGACCGGGTGCTGCGGTGCCCGGCCGGGCACAGTTTCGACATCGCGCGCCAGGGGTATGCGTCGCTCGTCGTCGGTGGTCGGACGCCCAAGACCGGCGACACGCAGGAGATGGTCGCCGCCCGCGCGGCCTTCCTGGAGGCGGAGCACTACGAGCCGATCGCCGGTCACGTCGCCAGGACGCTGCCGCTCGCCCGCTTCCTCCCGGACGGCTCAGTCGACGACGACAGCGCCCCGCTCGTCGTGGACATCGCCGGAGGGACCGGCTACTACCTCGGCCGCATCCTCGATGCCCGGCCCGCCTGGCGCGGGTTCGGCTTCGACCTCTCGCCTCTCGCCGCTCGCCGGGCCGCGCGCGCTCACGGCCGGGCCGCCGCCGCGACGGCGGATGCGTGGGCTCCGTTCCCTCTGCAGACGGCGTCGGTCGACCACCTGCTCAGCATCTTCGGTCCGCGCAACGGCGCCGAGATGCGCCGCGTGCTGCGGCCCGACGGACTGCTCACCGTCGTGACCCCGCAGCCCGGTCACCTCGCCGAACTGCGCGACCGGCTCGGCATGATCGGGATCGCCGAGCGCAAGGACGCCCGTCTCGACGCCCAGCTGGAGGGCTTCGAGCTGCGCTCCCGCGAGACCCTGGACTACTCCGTCGAGCTCATGCCGGAAGAGGTGCGCGACGAGGTCCAGATGGGCCCGAGCGCCCACCACCTCGACGACGACGTCTTCGAGCAGGCCATCGCCGACCTGCCCGGATTCACCCGCGTCACCGTCGCTGTCACCGTGAGCGTCTTCGCTCCAGCCTGACCGCAGCCGCGGCGATGGATGGCAGAGGCCGTCGGCCGGGCCGTCGGTGGTGCGTCGATACGATGGAGGGCACTCATCGAAAGGCGCTCATGACGATCACCGCTGCCGCAGACGGCTCCGCCCTCGGCAACCCCGGACCCGCAGGCTGGGCCTGGTATGTCGACGACGACTGCTGGGCGGCCGGCGGATGGCCGCACGGCACGAACAACATGGGTGAGCTGCGCGCCGTCCTCGAACTGTTCCGCGCGACCGAGCACGTGGACGACGACCTCCACATCCTCTGCGACAGCAAATACGTCATCGACTCGATCACGAAGTGGATGCCGGGCTGGAAGAAGAAGGGCTGGAAGAAGGGCGACGGCAAGCCGGTCATGAACCTCGAGCTCATGCAGGAGATCGACGCCGCCATCGCCGGCCGTCGGTACCGGTTCGAGTGGGTCAAGGGACACGTCGGTCACCGGCTCAACGAGGCCGCCGACATCCGTGCCCGCACTGCCGCCGAGGCCTACCAGCGCAAGACGCCGGTGCCGGAGGGACCAGGCTGGACCGGTGCCGGAGCTGCGGAGGCCCCGTCGATCCCCGAGGCCGGCGCCGTCGCTGACGCCGCCTCCGAGACGACCGAGCCGGAGCTGTTCGCCGACCTCGAGGTGGAGGAGGAACGCACCGCTCCCGTGTTCGACGCAGAGGACGACGGCGCGCTGTTCTCACTCGACGTCGAACCGACGTGGCACCAGCTCACCCTCGACCTCACGTCCGACGAGCACGAGCGTCTCGTCCGCCGCGCCCGCGAGGCCGGCACGAGCGTCCAAGAGTTCCTCCGCAGCCTGATCTGATCACCCGGTGCCCCGTTCGTTCGCCCATTCTTGGGCGAGGGGACACCCGTTCGCCCAAGAATGGGCGAACGAATCAGGTCAGCGAGCGGCGGACTCCGGTGCGCCGTCGTCCTCGGGCACGGCGAAGCCGTAGCTCGCGTCGACGAGGATCGGCAGGTGGTCGGAGATCCCGCGACGCAGCGTCTGCACGCGGTCGATCTTCAGGCCGACGGACGTCGCGAAGTCGAAGTGCCCGCGGAACATCTTGTAGCGCGTGTAGGTGCTGCGGTCGCTCAGGCTGAGGTCGTAGCCGCTCTCCTGCATCTTCGTGCCGAGCCCCTTCTGGAAGAGGGGGTAGTTGTAGTCGCCGACCATCAGCGTCGGGACGTCACCCATGGCGTGCAGCTGCTCGTGCGCCGCCTTGATCTGGTGGCGACGCAGCGAGTTGAGTGCGGTGAGGGGCGCGGCGTGGAAGGAGGCGACGATGAGTTCGCGGCCGGCCTCGACATCGGTGAGGCGCGTGCCGATGAGCCGCTCGTGCGCGGGTGCCAGCACCATGTCGTGGAGCGACTTCTTCAGCGCGAAGGTCTGCGTCGACTCGGCGGTGAACCGGTCGCGGCGGTAGTAGATCGCGAGACCCAGGCGGTTGCGGTGGGTGCTGTCCGCGAGGTGCAGGCTGCCGAGCTCGGCAGGGAGCTGCAGGGTGTCCGCCTCCTGCAACGCGAGGACGTCCGGCCCGAACTCTTCGGTGAGCGCGACGAGTTCGCCGCTGGCCTTGTTCTTGCGGAGGTTGTAGCTGATGACCTTCATCCCAGCCTCACATTCTGTTGGCAGAGCTCAAGACTACGGTCCTCACCGCCGTCGGATGCTCTGGACGGGCCCGGACGACGGTGCGTCGCCGGACGAGGGCGGTCAGGAACGGGTGTCGACGACCGTGAGTCGCTGGGTGGCACGGGTGAGCGCGACGTAGCGGAGCGACAACGCCGACCGGCCCGAGCCGCCCAACTGCTCCGGCTGGACGAGGACGACGCTGTCGAACTCGAGCCCCTTGCTCTCGCGCGCGGTCCCGCTCCACACCCTGGTGCGGTCGGCTCCCGCATCGGCGAGCAGCGCGTCGATGTCCGCCAGCAGTGGGCGGGGCGCGATGACGCCGGCAATCCCGACGTGTGCGGTGATCGCTTCGATCGCCGCCCGCACGGCCGTCGCTGCGAGCTCCCCGGGGCCGACGGAGAGCTGCACGGGCTCCTCCTCGCCGCGACGGATCGACACGGGCGCAGGGGACTCCGGGTCGAGTTCGAGGCGGACCGGGTCGGCGAGGTCCATGATCTGCTCGGGCGTCCGGTAGTTGACGGTGAGGAGCTCCTGCGTCCACCGGGGGAGCTGCGGGCCGAGCAGCTCCTGCCAGCTGGAACGCGTGGCCGAGGTGCTCTGCTGGTTGATGTCGCCGACGAGCGTCATGGACCGGTTCGGTCCGCGGCGCAGGATCGCGCGTAGGAGCATCGGGGTCAGTTCCTGCGCCTCGTCGATGATGACGTGGCCGTAGACCCAGGTGCGGTCGGAGGCCGCGCGCTCCGCCGGGCTCCGGTCGTCTTCGATGGTCTGCCGGTCGGCGAGGTCCTGCGCGGAACGCAGGTAGTCGTCGTCCTGGGCCTCGTCGTCGATGCTGATGTCGCCGATCATCTCGAGCACGCTGCGTGCATACTCCACGTCGTGGCGGCGCTCGTAGGCGGCTCGACGCTGGCGTTCCAGCTCGGGCCGCTGGTCTTCCCCGATGAGTTCGGCCGCTTCGTCGACGAGGGCGATGTCGCCAGGGGTGAGGCGGTCGGCCCAGGCGGTGTCGCCGGTGCTGTCGGGGTCGGCGGGCGCACGGAGCAGGAGTCGACGCTCCTCGTCCGTGTGGTCCGGCGTCACGCGCGCCAGCAGCTCGGCATCGGTGAAGAGGCGGTCGATGATCTCGGCCGGGTCGAGGATCGGCCACATCGTGTCGAGCAGCTCCTCGACCTCGGGCTCCTCGCTCAGCTCTTGCCGGCGTTCGTCGGCGTCCTCGCCCGTGCGGGGCTCGAAGCCGTCGCGCTTCGCCTCGAGGCCGATGAGGTGCGTCAGGACGGCCCGGTCGAATCGCAGCTTCGCTTCGTTGTGGGGGGTGCCGGAGCGTTCGATGCCGGCCTTGATCCGGCGCAGGACCCCCGGGGTCACCCGCAGGGGGCCGTCGCCGGCGATGCGGATCGTCACCGCTTCGTCGAGCGGCACCTGTCGTTCGCGGACGGCGCGGGCGACCACGTCGGCCATGCGCAGCTGCCCCTTGAGCTCCGCGACGTCGAGCGAGTCCTCGGCGTGCGCGTCGAGGCCGGGGACGAGCGTCGCCGGCGTGACGAGCACGACGGCCGTCTCGCCGAGCGAGGGCAGCACCCGGCTGATGTAGTCGAGGAAGGTCGAGTTCGGCCCGACGATGAGCACGACGCTCCGCATGAGGCGCTCGCGGTGCTCGTAGAGGAGATAGGCGGCGCGGTGGAGGGCGACGGCGGTCTTGCCCGTGCCCGGCCCGCCCTGCACGAGGAGGGTGCCGGGCAGGGGTGCGCGGATGATCGCGTCCTGCTCGGCCTGGATGGTGTCGACGATGTCGGCCATGTGCTTGGTCCGTGCGCGACCGAGAGCGGCGAGCAACGCGCCGGACTCGCCGATGCCGCTCGGCTCGTCCTCGCTGAGCAGCGTGGTGTCGAGGACCTCGTCGTGCACCTCGGTGACACGGCGGCCGGCCGTCCCGATGCGCCGACGGAGGCGCAGCCCCTCGGGGCGCAGCGGCGTCGCGGTGTAGAACGGGCGCGAGGCCGGGGCGCGCCAGTCGAGCAGCAGCTGGTCACCGCTCTCCGGGTCGCGCAGGCCGATGCGTCCGATGTGGTGACGTTCCTCGGTCTCGCGCTCGAGCAGGCCGAACAGCAGACCGTAGCTGGACGACCGCAGCTCGACCATCCGCTGACGGTGATGGGCGACCAGGGCGTCACGTTCCGAGAAGCTGGAGTCGTCGTCGCCGTCGAAGGCCCGGAGGGCGAGCTCGGAGCGTCGTTCCTCGAGGTCCGACTGCGTCCGGATCACGTCGTGCAGCCGGTCGAGGTGGTCCTGTTCCTCGGCGATCGCGTCGTTCTGCACGGTGCTCCTTCTGGGTGTGGCGCGGTCCGTGTTCCGGGTTCCCTGCGAGGACCGCACGAATACGGTAGTCGCTTTCCAGCGCCTCACCGTCCCTGGAGGCGAAGCTCCCAGAGAGCTGGTGGGTGCGCGTGGCCCCGGGATCGGCACCGGATCGCGGCTGATCGATAGGCTGGCGGGCATGAGCGCACCGGACGGATGGAAGCCGCAACCCCCTGCACCGCAGGAGGCGTACCCGCAGCAGCCCACTCCGCCGCAATCCGGGGCCGTGCAGCCGTACGTCCAGCCGTATCCGGCGCAGCCGTACGCGCAGCAGTACCCGGTACAGCAGTACCCCGTGCAGCCCTACGCGCAGCAGCCGTACGCGCAGCAGCCGTACGCGCAGCCGATGTATCCGGCCCCCTACCCCTACCCCCAGTCACCGCCGCGTGGACTGAGCATCTCCAGCATGGTGATCGGCCTGGTCTCCCTGTTCTTCGGGTTCACCTTCCTGCTCCCGATCGTCGGCTTCGTGCTCGGACTCATGGCGCTCAAGCGGGAGCCGACCGGTCGGGCCATGGCGATCACGGGCGTCGTCCTCAACGGACTGTTCCTCCTCGGGTGGGCGGCGCTCGTCGTGCTCTGGGTGTTCGTCATCGGCGGCCTGCTCGCCGGCGTCGGCGGCGCGGCCTCGACCGGCATCAGCGCCTAGCGGGACCGGTCCGGTCGGCGACCCGGTCAGCCGGCGGGGACGACCGTGCTGACCATCGAGAGCACCACGGCGCCGTCGACCTCTTCGCGTTCGAGCCAGACCGCGATGCTCGAGAACTCGGTGAGCGAGGCGGCGTGCGTCCCGCCGCACGCGAGGACCGCCGGCCCGCCCGGCAGCTCGCAGTGCCACCGGCGGCGATCCGTGAGCTCGTCGCCGTCACGGTCGATCCGGACCGCTGCACCGCTGTCCAGCCAGCCGTCGAGGGTCTCGCGGATGCGTGCGCCGAGCGCCTCGAGGTCGTCGAGGGCGGCCGGGTCGAAGCCCTTCCGCCGGAGTGACTTGCCGATGCGGTAGCGGTCGGTCGACGCGTGCGGCGCGATCCTGGAGGACTCGCAGGCGAGCGCGTCGAAGTCCGGTGCGCCCAGGGTGTCGAGGACGACCTCCTTCCGCCAGGCGTCTGCGAGTGCGGCGTTCAGGGCGAGGGAGGCGAGGTGGCAGCCGGTGTGTCCGGCCGACAACGCGTGACGGGTGGCGGCGTCGACCTCGATGCGCGCCGTCGCGCCCTCGATCGCTCCGGCTGCGGTCGTCGCGTCGCGCGCAATGAGGTGGACGACGAGGAAGGCCCAGCCCTCGGTGCCCTTCTTCACCGGGACGGCGTCGCCGAGGTACAGCTCGGTGCCGTCCGTCGCGCCCACGACACAGTCGAGCACCGCGACCTCCCGGCCGTCGTCACCGTCGCCGAACCGGATGGTCGCCTGATCGGCGGGCTGGTCGGGCCACGCGGCGTCGACGGGGTGGCAGGCCGTCTCGTCGAGCACGACGGCGACGCGGTCGCCGACGGTCTCGACGTGCAGCACCGTGCCCGTCGAGACGAGGGCTCCTGCGGGGTAGGTGACGCGCGTGTCCGCGGTGGGGAGGGTCATGTCTCCACGCTAGCGCGAGCGCCTCTGATGCCCGGAGTCCACTGTCAACCCCGGGAAACCGTGGAAGGTCCCCCGTAGAGTCACGGGACACGGGGCGCGACGCGCTCCGCGGAGAGGAGTGCATCATGACGGATCAGCAGGACCAGCGTTCAGGCGACGACCTCGCGACCGGTGAGGCCGGAGCCGACCAGGAGGCCTGGGAAGGCGCCGACATCGACACGGCCGAGCTCGTGAGCTCCGACCAGACGACCGCCGGCTCGGGCTCGGACGGCTCGAGCCAGACCGTCGACGGCACGGGCTCCGAGGACGCCGCTCCCGCCGAGGAGCAGGCGACCGAAGAGGCCGTCGAGACCCCGGCGCCGTCGACCGAGCTCGACGAGCCGCTGGGCGACGCCGACGCCGACGGTTCGACCGACCACCAGCCCGACTCGGGGCCCGCCTCCGAGGTCACCGATGACGCACGTGAGGTCTACGACACCGCTCCCGACTGAGCGATCACCGGAACGACGCCCGACGGGCCGTCCTCGTGCACCTGCACGACGGCGGCCCGTCGTGTCGTGTCGGGAGTTCCTCGCGGGGGCGGCCGGTGCTGCGTGCGAGGACGATCCCCGAGGAGGCCCCGTTCAGATCGGGAGCAGCGACCAGACGACGGCGAGCGCGACGAGGGCGGCCGCCCCGGCGATCGCCAGGCCGTTGAGTGCGCGGTGCTCCACCATGATCGCGACGTACTCGCGGAGGAACGCGCTCGGCACGTAGTACGCGGCCGTCGGCGAACCGATCACCTGCGCGTCGCTGCCGATGGACCGCGCGAGGAGGGCGGCGCGGAGGACGTGGTAGTTGTTCGTGACGACGAGGGTGTCACCGTCCCGGCCGCTCGACTCCTGCAGCTCGCGCGAGCGGAGCAGGTTCTCGCGCGTGCTCGTCGATTCGGTCTCGGGGAGCACGTCCGCCGGTTCGGCGCCGTTCGCGATGAGGTACTCCGCCATGGCGACGCCCTCGGGTCTCGGCTCGTCCTCCCCCTGGCCGCCAGAGGGGATCAGGAGCGGCCGGCGCGTGCCCGGACGTGCGGCGCGATGGATGCGGAGCGCGAGGTCCAGGCGGCTGCGCAGCAGGGGAGGGACTTCGCCGTCGATCAGACCTGAGCCGAGGATGACGACCACGTCGGGCGTGACGGTGTGCCGGAAGCGGCTGTAGACCAGGGAGTAGACGCCGAACGCCGCGAAGGTCGCCGCCGCGTAGAAGCACGCGAATCCGAGGAGGACCCCCACGGCGACGAGGAGGATCGCGGCCCAGGACGGGAGCGAGCTCAGGTCGAGTCCGAGCACGAGGAGGACGGCGAGCACCGGGAGGACGAGGATCGCGACCCCCGCGAAGAGCGAGAGGAGGTTGCCCAGGCTCCGTCCCTCGAGCCGGATCATGGTGATGCCGTTCCCGATGAGGAGCACGGCGAGCACGCCGACGAGCAGGACCGCGCCGAACGCCGCCAGCAGCACCGTGAACGGCGTCGTGCGGGAGGCCTCCGTGAGGAGGGCGACAAGCCCGCAGGCGATGGCTGCGACGAGGAAGACACCGTTGCGTAGGCGGCGTGCGTCGCGGCGTCGACTCGCGAGGTACAGCACGGCGAAGACGACGGCCGGGAGCAACATGATCATGTCCTCATCCTGCCCGACGGTCCGTCCCGGCCCGATCCTCCGCCTCGGATCGCGTCGACCGCTACGATCGCGGTGGTTTCGGCGTCATCGCCTTGAGGGTCGCCTCCTCGGCGTCGATGGCGGCCAGGACCGCGGCGACGGCCGGCTCCTGGTAACGGCCCTCCGCGCGCGCGGCGAGGAGCGCCTCCCGTTCCG is part of the Plantibacter sp. Leaf314 genome and encodes:
- a CDS encoding LCP family protein is translated as MTRHADASKARAAVRHGRLRKSNPFATVAKVIAATAAVVGVSGIAVAGVAALDLANSVKPVAHLDNETPGAPPPNIGAIEGGVNLLLVGSDSGDGNEAYGERDENLNDVTILMHISADHSSATVVSFPRDMYVPIGDCANGGNGRDKMNTALMYGGADGGLACAVSTVEGITGLSIPFAAQIGFDGVISMSNAVGGVPVCVTEPLNDAWSGINLDVGTHDLSGASALAFLRSRHGVGDGSDLSRISNQQVFLSSLVRTLKSSETLSDPIKLYSIARAALKNVTLSNSLNNIDTMVSIAAALKDIPLDRVAFVQTPTATVEGGVEATSDADVLWTALQSDQAVALSATGKYVVTDPNAPVTPDPAATDAAADPAAPVDPAAAGPVALPDTITGQNAAQNTCTAGRPEEDQ
- a CDS encoding RNase H family protein, whose product is MTITAAADGSALGNPGPAGWAWYVDDDCWAAGGWPHGTNNMGELRAVLELFRATEHVDDDLHILCDSKYVIDSITKWMPGWKKKGWKKGDGKPVMNLELMQEIDAAIAGRRYRFEWVKGHVGHRLNEAADIRARTAAEAYQRKTPVPEGPGWTGAGAAEAPSIPEAGAVADAASETTEPELFADLEVEEERTAPVFDAEDDGALFSLDVEPTWHQLTLDLTSDEHERLVRRAREAGTSVQEFLRSLI
- a CDS encoding endonuclease/exonuclease/phosphatase family protein — encoded protein: MKVISYNLRKNKASGELVALTEEFGPDVLALQEADTLQLPAELGSLHLADSTHRNRLGLAIYYRRDRFTAESTQTFALKKSLHDMVLAPAHERLIGTRLTDVEAGRELIVASFHAAPLTALNSLRRHQIKAAHEQLHAMGDVPTLMVGDYNYPLFQKGLGTKMQESGYDLSLSDRSTYTRYKMFRGHFDFATSVGLKIDRVQTLRRGISDHLPILVDASYGFAVPEDDGAPESAAR
- a CDS encoding DUF2795 domain-containing protein; translated protein: MEARPHPAAAEPPATAACTDLKSLLRTVEFPLSRRELQAVAVRSGLDRGTIAALGTLTEERYAGSFAILRELRHHGELRHTA
- a CDS encoding LCP family protein, with protein sequence MPPHSPDIDEPAGDPAARRTADRGPRPKKLATIARHGRLKRSSPVATGLKILASTLAVALVSGGIVAGIALWDVAATVKPGVALVDAQGETVTDLPAIGAYPGGVNLLIVGSDSREGQDERFIDPEVEATGNLNDVTMLVHISEDHSNATVVSFPRDMFVSIPSCPDPTGGSFDSMSRQKINTSLSYGGLACTALTVSQLTGLEIPFAAEVQFSGVMAMSTALGGVTVCVADPIEDEYTNTFLSAGEHTLEGYEALQFLRTRHGVGDGSDLSRISNQQVFLSAMMQQVKSAETLTNPAILYSLAKAAAQNMQLSDSLTSLDTMIAIAMTLREVDLSNIAFVQYPNEAVEGGVEPIDDAATALFAALANDQPIQLTGATGAGAVANPADPAPADPAEGADAGADPAATAPPADATDTSAGAVVLPSSVQGQTADQRTCSRGRTLEDQ
- a CDS encoding putative RNA methyltransferase, yielding MGEVRQPEAVWQQGTQQLEAERSERMPVLGDVQQHDRLTLVAPDLACTICSAALVLGDRVLRCPAGHSFDIARQGYASLVVGGRTPKTGDTQEMVAARAAFLEAEHYEPIAGHVARTLPLARFLPDGSVDDDSAPLVVDIAGGTGYYLGRILDARPAWRGFGFDLSPLAARRAARAHGRAAAATADAWAPFPLQTASVDHLLSIFGPRNGAEMRRVLRPDGLLTVVTPQPGHLAELRDRLGMIGIAERKDARLDAQLEGFELRSRETLDYSVELMPEEVRDEVQMGPSAHHLDDDVFEQAIADLPGFTRVTVAVTVSVFAPA